The following DNA comes from Mesorhizobium sp. B2-1-8.
AGCGTGCGCGAGCGCTATCCCAGGCTCGATGGCGTGCGCACCGGCCACGAATTGATGCGACGGCAGATCACGGCCATGGTCGAGGATGTGATCAAGTCAACGACCGCCAATCTGGAGCGGATCGGGCCGCTGAGCGCCGATGCGGTGAGGGCGGCGGGCGAGACGATGGTGACATTTTCGGCCGAAATGGCGGAAGCCGAGAAGGAACTGAAGGCCTTTCTCTACAAGCATCTCTACCGGCACGAGGAGGTCATGCGAGTGCGCGCGGACGCCGAGCAGATCGTCAGGGACCTGTTCGATGTCTATTTCGCCGACCCACGCGCCATGCCCGACGGCTGGCGTGAAGGGCTGGACCGCGCCGAGGATCGCATCAAGGCACGCAGCGTCGCCGATTTCCTGGCTGGCATGACCGACACCTACGCGCTCAAGGAACACAGGCGTTTGTTTGACCGCACCCCGGATTTGAGCTAGGGCGGGCTCGATTTGCCGGCCAAAGGGCCGGATTCGTCATAAAGCCACCAGAGCATACACCATGAACATCTTCGCCGATTTCACAGCCCGAGTCGTAAAGGCTGTCGAAGCGCTTGACCTGAAAGACAAGGACGGCGTTTCGCCTGATCTGTCGCGCATCGCCGTCGAGCCGCCGCGCGACACCAGCCATGGCGATCTCGCGACCAATGCGGCAATGGTGCTGGCCAAGCCGACCGGCCAGAACCCGCGTGCGCTGGCCGAGAAACTGGCGGAAGCGCTGCGGGCCGACAGCGATATCGCCGCCGCTGACGTCGCCGGTCCCGGCTTCGTCAATCTGCGGCTCAAGGACGGTTTCTGGCAAGCGCATCTGTCGGCGCTTCTGGGCGAGGGGCGCAACTACGGCCGCTCGACGATCGGCGCCGGCCACAAAACCAATGTCGAATATGTCTCGGCCAACCCGACCGGGCCGATGCATGTCGGCCATTGCCGGGGTGCCGTCGTCGGTGACGCGCTCGCCAATCTGATGGCGTTCGCCGGTTACGACGTGACCAAGGAATATGTCATCAACGACGCCGGCTCCCAGATCGACGTGCTTGGGCGCTCGGCGATGCTGCGCTACCGCGAAGCGCTTGGAGAAGATATCGGCGAGATTCCGGCGGGGCTTTATCCCGGTGACTATCTTGTCTCCGTCGGCGAGGCTCTGGTCAGGGAGTTCGGCCGTTCGTTGCTGCAGATGCCGGATGACGAGGCGCTGGCCATCGTCAAGGACCGGACCATCGATGCGATGATGGCGATGATCCGCGAGGATCTTGCGCTGCTCAACGTGCATCACGACGTGTTCTTTTCCGAACGCACGCTGCATGCCGACAATGCCAGGAAGATCCGCTCGGCGATCAACGACCTGACGCTGAAGGGCCATATCTACAAGGGCAAGCTGCCGCCGCCCAAGGGCGAGAAGCCGGACGACTGGGAGGACCGCGAACAGACGCTGTTCCGCTCGACGGCCGTCGGCGACGACATGGACAGGGCGCTGGTCAAGTCCGATGGCTCGTTCACCTATTTCGCCGCCGATGTCGCGTATCTGAAGGACAAGGTCGATCGCGGCTTCGTCGACCTGATCTATGTTCTCGGCGCCGACCATGGCGGCTACGTCAAGCGCCTAGAAGCCTTGGCGCGGGCGATTGCCGGCGACGACGTCAAGCTCACTGTCCTCTTGTGCAATCTGGTGAAGCTGTTTCGCGATGGCGAGCCGGTGCGTATGTCGAAGCGGTCCGGCGACTTCGTGACGCTGCGCGAGGTGGTGGAGGAGGTCGGACGCGATCCGATCCGCTTCATGATGCTCTATCGCAAGAACGATGCGCCGCTCGATTTCGATTTCGCCAAGGTGACCGAGCAGTCCAAGGACAATCCGGTGTTCTACGTGCAGTACGCCTCGGCGCGCTGCCATTCGGTGTTCCGGCAGGCGAGCGAACAGTTGGGGGAGGCGAATTTCGATCGCAACAGCCTGGCGGCCGCGGCAACGTCGCTGACCGACGAAGGTGAAATCGGCCTGATCCGGAAACTCGCCGAATATCCACGCCTGATCGAGTCCGCCGCTCTTGCGCTCGAGCCACATCGGCTGGCATTTTATCTCTATGATCTGGCTTCCAGCTTCCACGGACACTGGAACCGTGGCACGGATAATCCTGACTTACGTTTTGTTAAGGTTAACGACCGACAATTGACGCATGCCAGACTAGGGCTGGTGCAGGCTGTTTCGGATGTTCTGACGTCCGGCCTGACGTTGATCGGGGCCGCCGCGCCCACCGAAATGCGTTAGGTTTGACTAAAAAACCTGTCACCTTTTGCCCACATTGCGCTGGTAAGGGCCAACCCTGCGCGACGTCCAAGGCGTCCGAATGAGTGCGAGTTCGGGAACAACAATGGCAGACAGAACCCAGCTGAGAGCAGCCGACAACAACGACATCGCCAACGATGATCCGTTCGCGGAACTGACCAGGATCATGGGATTCGACCCGCGCCAGCCGGTCAAGCCGCAGGCGCCGGCAGAGCCGAAAGCCGCTGTCACCGACGAGACTGCGGGAGAGGGCGATTTCGACATCGACCTCGAGAAGGAACTGATGGGCGAGTTCGACGCCGCCGAAAGCGTTGCTGCTCCAGTTGTCGAGGCTCATGAGCCGGCATTCGAGCCGATGGCCGTCGATGTGGCGGACGACGATCTTGCGCTGTCGCTCGATGACGATTTCCGCCTGGACATGTCGGATGCCGATGACCAGGCAGTCGTCGCCAGCCATGCGGAACCTGGCGCCTCGGAAGCTGTGTCGTCCGTCGAGCCTGCCTTCGACGCTGATTTCGACAATGCCGTCGCCAGTTCTCTAGAAGACGTTTCGCCCTTCGACGACGATCTGCCGATGGAGGACGAGCTTGCCGCCTCCCTCGACCAGGATTTCCATATCGAGGACGAGGCCGCCGAGACCCGGTCTGCCGTTGAATCGCCGGTTGCCGGAGCGCCGGTTGCCGAAGTGCCGGTGGCCGTCGAGCCGGCCTCCGATGATGAATTCGACGATGCGGTCGCGATCTCGCTCGAAGACGAGCTGATGCTCGACGACCATCCGGCGGATCAGCGCCAAGAGGCTGCTGTCGAATATCCGGACCCTGTACTGGCCGCAGCGAATGAAACCCAGGCGATCTCCGACGAGGATTTCGTGGGCCACTTCGACGATGCCATGGCCGATGTCGACGTGGATTTTGACGTTCAGGCGGATGAGCCAGGGGCTTTTGACGAGACGCAAGCGCACGAGTTGCTTGCCGATGCCGTCGACACGAAGGACCAGAATCCAGACGCCGTTTCGGATGACGCTTCCGACCTGAATTTGGAGGAGGCGTTTGCCCAGCCTGCCGAAGAGCCCGTCGCTGAAATCGCCACGGCTCCGGCGCAGCCGGCAGCGCCCGTGGCAACCATTGCGCCGCCTGTGCAAGCACCCATCGAGGACGAACGAAGCCTCGAAGATGAGTTGAACGCGCTTCTTGGCGCCATGACCGCGCGCGCGGTGCCGCCGGCCAAGGAGTTGGCCATGGCTCAGCCAGTCGTCACTCAGTGGACCGCGACGCCCGTTCAACCGCCTCTCGCCGCGACCGCGAAGGCCGCGGAGGAACCCGCCGATCTTGTTGGTGACCTCGACTGGGACCTCGATGAACCAGGATCCGAGGATGTGCATCACTCCGGCTCTGCCCAGGCCGCCGACGCCAACCTCGACGACCTGCTGCTCGATGAACTTCAGGAGCAGGATTTCGGCTCGCATGAACAGGGCGATGTCGATATCGACAACGATGCCCTCGACGCCGCCCTGGCCAAAAGCATCGATCCGCGTGACGAAACAGTGTCCCGGCGGGATCAGGCCGATTCACTCGATTGGCTGGCGGATCGCTCCGCACAGTCGGAGCCGGCCCGTTCTTGGAGCCGCGTGACACCGGTTCCCCAACAGCCGGCATTTGCCGCGCAGCCTGCCGCCTCTATGGGGGGCAGGACGGCAGCACCCGAAGTGGCCACAGTGCCCTCCTACCATTCGGCCGAGCCGGTTGCAGCTGCTCCCTATTTGGCTCCGGTCTCGGCACCGCAGTCCTCGCCTTATGAAGAGATGCCCGATGTCGAGACGGTCGATGTGCCGGAGCGCGTCGTGGCGCTGGCCGACGATCTCGACATTCCAGA
Coding sequences within:
- the argS gene encoding arginine--tRNA ligase, which translates into the protein MNIFADFTARVVKAVEALDLKDKDGVSPDLSRIAVEPPRDTSHGDLATNAAMVLAKPTGQNPRALAEKLAEALRADSDIAAADVAGPGFVNLRLKDGFWQAHLSALLGEGRNYGRSTIGAGHKTNVEYVSANPTGPMHVGHCRGAVVGDALANLMAFAGYDVTKEYVINDAGSQIDVLGRSAMLRYREALGEDIGEIPAGLYPGDYLVSVGEALVREFGRSLLQMPDDEALAIVKDRTIDAMMAMIREDLALLNVHHDVFFSERTLHADNARKIRSAINDLTLKGHIYKGKLPPPKGEKPDDWEDREQTLFRSTAVGDDMDRALVKSDGSFTYFAADVAYLKDKVDRGFVDLIYVLGADHGGYVKRLEALARAIAGDDVKLTVLLCNLVKLFRDGEPVRMSKRSGDFVTLREVVEEVGRDPIRFMMLYRKNDAPLDFDFAKVTEQSKDNPVFYVQYASARCHSVFRQASEQLGEANFDRNSLAAAATSLTDEGEIGLIRKLAEYPRLIESAALALEPHRLAFYLYDLASSFHGHWNRGTDNPDLRFVKVNDRQLTHARLGLVQAVSDVLTSGLTLIGAAAPTEMR
- a CDS encoding SPOR domain-containing protein translates to MADRTQLRAADNNDIANDDPFAELTRIMGFDPRQPVKPQAPAEPKAAVTDETAGEGDFDIDLEKELMGEFDAAESVAAPVVEAHEPAFEPMAVDVADDDLALSLDDDFRLDMSDADDQAVVASHAEPGASEAVSSVEPAFDADFDNAVASSLEDVSPFDDDLPMEDELAASLDQDFHIEDEAAETRSAVESPVAGAPVAEVPVAVEPASDDEFDDAVAISLEDELMLDDHPADQRQEAAVEYPDPVLAAANETQAISDEDFVGHFDDAMADVDVDFDVQADEPGAFDETQAHELLADAVDTKDQNPDAVSDDASDLNLEEAFAQPAEEPVAEIATAPAQPAAPVATIAPPVQAPIEDERSLEDELNALLGAMTARAVPPAKELAMAQPVVTQWTATPVQPPLAATAKAAEEPADLVGDLDWDLDEPGSEDVHHSGSAQAADANLDDLLLDELQEQDFGSHEQGDVDIDNDALDAALAKSIDPRDETVSRRDQADSLDWLADRSAQSEPARSWSRVTPVPQQPAFAAQPAASMGGRTAAPEVATVPSYHSAEPVAAAPYLAPVSAPQSSPYEEMPDVETVDVPERVVALADDLDIPELHFEEDEPAASGYDDLDAEFASLLTEMNSVEVAPAAASAAAYADESYNAGFNQGYGAANPGYDAANPGYDRINPGYGGANEEPRQAYQPEARTYAARPAEMPARASASAYADAAEGFDLDKLPGSQPVSQADDFTVDELDYDPELDEAMSVPGFGEREAARPSGRRGLFIAAIVGAVAVAGGLGAFALSLGGKGGSEAPVIVKADNSPIKVKPENPGGTVVPNQDNKVYDAVVKGAKPAEPVQQKLVTNVEEPVDVQAKDPARAVDLSPDQNAAAGMDGGGEVSTAGAAPADNAAPAPKSEDRIAQVLQEADKGTNNDVVAVAPRKVRTMVVKSDGSLVAREDPAPAAPQVAAAEPTDPAPQHVAPAGQANANQAGADQTGTDQTGTVASAAAQADDEPALKPAAKPAKAEAKAQSANTPAKVAIAPQRPSDQPVDVVGEVKPDQVASIDPASTATGSGSWSIQIASQPTVDSAQSTYQDLQRRYGSVLSGRTANIVKAEIAGKGTFYRVRVPAQSRNDAINLCTSYKAAGGNCFVSR